The genome window AGGGCCACGAGGTCCATTTCCAGATGGGCAACGACGAGCATTCAACCAACGTGCTGAAGGCGGCCCGCGAGAAAGGCATGGAGCCCAAGGCCTACTGCGACGAGATGCGCGGAAAATTCACCGAGATCTGGCAGAAGCTCGAGATCAGCTACGACGACTTCATCCAGACCAGCGAGCCGCGGCAT of bacterium contains these proteins:
- a CDS encoding class I tRNA ligase family protein; this encodes MKRFYLTTAIDYVNSIPHLGTAYEKIGADALARFMRLEGHEVHFQMGNDEHSTNVLKAAREKGMEPKAYCDEMRGKFTEIWQKLEISYDDFIQTSEPRH